One Oryctolagus cuniculus chromosome 7, mOryCun1.1, whole genome shotgun sequence genomic window, TGACCACTGTGAGGTGCGAGGCACAGGTTGCAAAGGCCTTCTTCCGGCCCTCAGCAGATGCAATCTTGAAGATGGCGGTGACAATCAGGACATAGGAGATGAAGATCAAGACCATGGGCAGAACAAGAACATACAGGCTGATGAGCAAAGTGATAAATTCCTTGATGGTGGTGTCAGCACAGGCGAGCTTCATGAGGGGCCGGATGTCACAAAAGAAGTGGGAGATGACGTTGGCATCACAGAAGGGTAGACTGAACACAGAAGACACCTGGATGATGGCTGTGCTCAGCCCAATGATCCAGGACCCACCTGCCAGTTGCAAGCATGCCTTTTTTCCCATGATGACTGAATATCGTAGAGGGTTACAGATGGCCACATACCGGTCATACCCCATAGCTGTGAGCAGGAAGCAGTTGTTGACACCAAAAGTGAGATAGAAGAAGAGCTGGCTGGCACACTCTGGAATGGAGATGGCTTGTTCTGGGTTGAGGAGACTGGACAGCATTCGGGGGATGATGGCCACGGTATAACAGGTCTCAGAAATGGACAGCACACttaggaagaagtacatgggtgtgtgAAGTTGACGGTTCAGGTGAATAACTGTCAAGATGATAGCATTACTGGCAAGGGTTAGCAGGTATAAGATCAAAAATGCCACAAAGAGGATGAGTCTATGGTGCCACCCAAAAATAGAGAAACCTTCAAAGGTAAACTTCGTTACCACTGTGAAATTGGTTCTTGGCATTGAGGAGAATCTGGGTCTGAAAGACATTAAGTGGGAAAATTAACTCTTCAAGCTGGACTCAGTAGCCTGGTCCAGGTAATCACCATTTATGTGAGGAGACTCAAAAATGCTGTAGCTCAGGTTTTATAAGCACTCAAAATTAAATACTGGTCAAGTGCTCAAAGATCTCTCAAGTTCTCAGAGCCTTGGGACTGGGGAAGATGTagtgggggacagggagagagaaaatatgcaaagaaactACTGGAAACTCTTAACTACCTTTGCTAGAAGTAGATAAAGAACAGAGAAGCCACTAAAATTACTGTTCTCACCTTTGGAACATCACTGAAACTAACCTTGTTTAAACCAACAATGGTCCCTTGTGTGTCAGAGTGCTAAGGACACACCTAACAAATGAGTTAGTTTGACCAGAGACAGAGCTGTGAGGGGCACATTCCTGGGAGGTAAGGGACCAGTTCCAACTCTGTTCCAAAGGGTTTCCATTTAGTGAATTAAGGCAGCAAACACTGCCTCCACACATGGTTCAAAGTAAAAATTACTAATGACTGGAATATGGCAGTGAGAGGAGacactgctttttattttttcttttagaagagTCTGGTGTGTGGACCTATAATGATCTGTGAACCAGAATCAATTCCCTCTTCATTCCCACTTTCTTTCCATAGCCCCAGCATAGCACTTGTATTAGTAAATACCTGCACTTCCCTTCTTTTATGTGGAGGGTCGCTTCTGCTTCGATTATCAAGTCTCTAGTTAAGTTCAATAAAACTTCGGAAATTCAGAAATACTAATATCTGTAAGAcaacagtgattaaaaaaaaaacacaagaaaatctTTACGTTCATAAAAGTCTCTGTCTTTAACCCCACTGTAAATGGAGAGATGCCTGGTTTTCTTTGCTTGTTCCATTTGTCTCCATTTGCTTATCTATAAAATAGAGAGAAGATTATCCACCCCATCATGTTGCCATGGAGATTATATGAATACGGTATATAAATTGCCATGCTCAGTTCTTGATAAAAAGCAGACAAACAATACATTCAATTTTTGCTTCTCTCCCTTCATCTGACCCCCTCATCCCCAATCCCCACTTCCAATACCTCTTGGATCTAACTGTAAGTTGGGgccacacaaacatacacatacacacacacacacaaacactttcTTGCTTTGTTGTGTTTATGGATGGCTATTGTCATTAGTTTCTCTAGTCCTTGTCCATCAACTAGAAAGAATAATCCTTAATTTTCTTACCCACTTCTCTTCTAACTCTAGATTCTGAAATGTGGGGGGATGGGATGGGGTGTTCTGGAGTCAGACACCTTTGTGATTAAACACCAGTTCCACTTATTTTACTTGTAACCTTGAAAATGTTTCTCATCTCTCTAGGCCTCAGCGACTTCACCTGTGGAATGAAGACAGTACTAACATCTACCCAGGGAACTGACGCCTGAATTAGGCATTTAGCAGGAGAGCCTAGCACACAGAAGATGCTGGTAAAAAATGGTAACCAAGGATATATAGATCagacattttgaaatataaatattttatgtcattactttatcatttatatttcttagaGAATGAAAAATGAGGGTCATTGTCTGACACTTCTCTCCTCCCAAGCCTGACATCAAGGATAGGAGGTGGTCTTCATCCAGCTCATGTTTGGCTGGTAACTGGCAGTTTAAAGATATTCTGCTGTCATTTGGAGACATCAGAAGGAGATAGCAGGGAAGGAAACACAATACTGAAGCAGGGGTGAGAAGTCCAGGGACGTTGGATGGCATGGGTGAGCCATTACCAGGGCTCCCCTAACCCCCACAAGTTCTGCAGAACGCCTGTACCCAGAGCTTCCCACTCTGACCCTGCACTCACGCCACACTGAGGTGTCAGCCAGCCTCTTGCTGACCTGCGTCTTCCTGGACTCTGACTGAGAcctggaggcaggaaggagaaggaaacagCAGGGACTTCTTTgttcagaaaatacatttttccagTTCAAAGAGAGGGGATTCCGTCACTGAATGCGAGTGTTCCATCTTTGCCTTTTGGTTCCACATACCAGAGTGAGacagagggtggcagggacagcaCCGATTGCTCCAGTTTTCCTGGCTCACTCAGTATGACATCCTTCTGATTGTATTTTGGGCTTACTTGATCAGTTAAGCCCTTTGAAACCTGTGCCTGAAATTCTGAAAGGCTAGTGCCCACATAATCCTCTGGCTGACATTTTTGAGCATTGATGCTTTTAAATCCCTAAGTTTTATGATGCAGCCATATATTCACCTTTTTCCCACTTGGCAATATTccaagaagataaaagaaaaagaacaattgGTTTCCCATGACACAGGGTCATGAGGCCCCATTTAGTCACAGAATGAGTCTCTCTGCTTCATCGAGTGGTGGAATGTGACTTACGTCTGACCAGGAAGGGATGTGGCTCTTTCAGGGCTAGGAGAGTAAAGCTGGAAACCACTGTTTCCAGTTGTGTTGTAGAGGCCACAACACAGAAAATCCTCCAAAGGGAAT contains:
- the LOC108177579 gene encoding olfactory receptor 10J4; translated protein: MPRTNFTVVTKFTFEGFSIFGWHHRLILFVAFLILYLLTLASNAIILTVIHLNRQLHTPMYFFLSVLSISETCYTVAIIPRMLSSLLNPEQAISIPECASQLFFYLTFGVNNCFLLTAMGYDRYVAICNPLRYSVIMGKKACLQLAGGSWIIGLSTAIIQVSSVFSLPFCDANVISHFFCDIRPLMKLACADTTIKEFITLLISLYVLVLPMVLIFISYVLIVTAIFKIASAEGRKKAFATCASHLTVVIVHYGCTSFIYLKPKSQNSLQDRLISVTYTVITPLLNPVVYTLRNKEVKDSLLRVLGKKKPSLRC